The window AAACATAATATACTTGGCTATCACTAAAGCGACAAATAGCTTTACACCCTTTTATCACAAGATTCGGTTGGCCGAAATTACAAAtactgttttctctttaaaatgatGTTAACGATTGCTTTATATTTTCCTAAAAAAATATGCTATATAACTGTATTTACTTGTTATTCACTTAGTTTGTATCTGAATTTGACCACACCTACATTGTAATAAGTATAGGATTCAAAAACTTGTTGGTAAATTTACACCACTGAGATTTATTTCGTAAAAATGTAAAGCACTTcagtatcaataaaacattttgaattagGTACATGTAGCAACTTGCAAGAGATGAGGTGCCAAAGGTTTTTCaacaatagttttaattaaaagtaacagGTAAACTACGAAACCTTCTACGATCATCTTGTCCTAGGTTATCAGTTAGGTACCCTCGTTGCTAGAAGTTTCGGCCATTAAACCGAAATGCATCTCACTCGTCTATATATATTGAATCTTTTACACATGCAATGGACACTTGGATTATTTTGGTAAAACAACAACACTACTTCACTGTATGCTTAGCAATGCTCTACAGGCGATGATAAATCAAAAAATGAGATTAATATGTGCATTCCTTCTTCACAGACCGCGTGCAAGTAACGCTACCTCACGAGGGTAAAGAACTGTCAGCACTAGGAATGACATATCCAGATGTTATAAATACTGTCATGACATACGGCGCTATCGCAGTCAGTCATCTATATACAGACAGTGCTAGTTATTCTCTATACATCAATAATATTTGATTTACGATACTTGGATCTGTTGCTACCAGAGAGAGAACTTCtaaacaaaagatttgtttgaCATGCGCTTTAATACTTTCATCTGTACTGGTTCAGTCATGCTAGATATTATTTGGTTGAAAATTTTTCAAGTGTGGACCTATTTAATTTCTGTGTGTAATACCATCTCATAGGAAGGGAATTTACTAATGTATATGCGACATTACAAAAATAGCAAACCTAAACTCATACTCGACTATACGCAAGTAATCTAGCAGACTAAAGACTGCTTAAAGTGTACTTTAATTTgaataactataatattattctcataataaatctatttttaagATCCAATTTTATTAACAGTTAAGATGTCAAAACAACTGCTTCATTGTTAACTTAATGGGTGTAACTGGATAAGAGACAAACGAATTTTAAATAACGAGATACTAAGTTAAAAGAAATCAATATTTGTTACAACTATTAAATTCGAGTAACCCTTACATGTACTTTTAATAAATTCTTAGATTTCACTTAGTTTGCACATTTAGTTCCCATCAACTGTAACTTTGTTACTGAgtgcgttttgtttgttttcggtaCATAGAATGCTTAGAAATCTGtcaggtttaaaatatttatggtaaGAATGGAGTGGAAATTTTTCGCATTAACATTAACTGCACAACAATGTCGCGTATATGGTGTCTTGGTATGCTGAATACAATAAGGAAAACTGACATGGATGTGGTAGTTTTGTGTTTACGTAGTGTGATGAGGTAAAACATTTGAATGCGTATTTAGCAATGATGAAATAGTCGGTTAATTATTTTCGACAGGCTACTTAGTGTTGATGTAGGTTATCTAGTTATGTTATGTCCACAATATAAGGATGTTTTGAGCCGGATATTAAACTTAAAGTAAACATACAATATGGCGAAAGAGAATTAAAGAGTTTTGCATTTGTCGTATccaaataataagtaataataatgtaaacatttaaaatctaTATCTAGGAACGCAAAGGAAACAACTAACCTGTGTGTGTTCTTTTATggatttttaaattttcactcCTGGCGAATACTTTGCCACAGCCGGGAAAAGGGCAAGGGAAAGGCTTTTCACCCGTGTGGACTCGTATATGGTTGACCAGCTTGTACTTGGCCTTGAAGGGCCGCCCATTGCGAGAACAATCTTGCCAATAACAGGCATGGTAATTGGATTCCGGTCCTCCAACATGCTCCACCGTTAGATGGGTGACGATCTCATGCATTGAAGAAAACGTCTTATTGCATGCTTTTCGTGGTGTTGGTTGATCATGATCGACCCATAAACACGTCATTTCTTGCTTGATAGGATGACGCATATACCTAAAAAAGGCTCCAGGACCGTGAGGTCCCATGTTCATGTGCCCCATATTAATGGGGTTATAAGTCCCTGTCAGATGGTCAGCTCTCGGCCCGGTCATCTGATTGAAAGAATCAGGGCGTCCATACATGTCTGCACCAGGTAGAGACAATCTCATCTGGCCGTTCATGTGCCCCGTGTGATGAGCTGACGGGTGGTGGTCAAAACCTGGAAACAATACATGTGAGGATGTGGGATCGCCTGTATGATGAGCAGCGTGAAGAGTCGCTGAGGATGGAACAAACATTCCGTGATGAGCTGGACCGTTGCCGTTGAGAGCATCATGAGAAGCTAAGCTGCCAGCTAGCGTCGGCATGTGATCACGGCGAAGGAAGAATTCCCGAGCGGCGTAGCTACTAACGTGACCGTGGTGATGATGTGTATGTGAAGGAGGGACACCGTAGCCGTTGGTCTGGGCAGCAAACTGGTGGTTTCCCTGAGTCGAAAGGTCTCCCGGCATGGCATGAGGTGGGGATAATTTGATGGCGCCCATGTGGGCTGTGTCCATGAAGGGGCTTAACATCTCTGTTGCACCTTGTTCTTGAGGTCCGCGGTGTTGTGTAGCTGCTACCACGGCCTGACTCAGAGGGTAGCCGGCCGTTACACCATTGAATCCTGGGTGTGAGTGAGCAAGACTGGCATGAGACGGAACGTACGAACAGGCCACGTCTACTAGGCGGAGTGCAGAATTCCGTTTACTAAACCCATGATCCATAATCGTGCTACTTAAAGCCTGCGTCATCAACTGGCAAGTTTTGTTGAGTTCTGTACTCTACAAGTGCTTGCGAATTGATTCCTCGTTGATCTGTCAGTTGGTCTTCCGTCGCGTCGAATAGGAAGTAGGAGGAAGCTATATTTTGATTGGATAAAAGTACACAAGTAGGCTGGAATATTTAAAATCGACGAATCATTATACCCTCCAACTCATGGTCAATAGGCGTGGCTCACAGTAGGTGACTGTCAATCAGTGTTGAGATCAAAGTTTTCTAAGTTAAAACAATTGTGTCATGTTTCTGctctatattttaaactaataaattgaaacttatttAGACGTTCTGTGAAATTCAAACTTGTCTCATATCACAGCAACTATAAAACTAATGCGTGCAACCCTATTGCTTTAAATACTATATAACTAGTACATACTGTGGTAATGGAAATATTACTCtagcttttctttaaaaaaaaactcgcTTAAGGAAAATACTTTAAACGAACTTGGAAATATAAAGGCAAGTTTAAATTCAATGGCATATTAGAAACTGAATCTGCTAATCTtggataaatacaaatatatttgtgtaaataagTATACAAATagtgtttaaatattcaaatagttTTACAGTGACACGGTTATATCGTGGCCTCTCCTAAACCTAACCAGATCTGCCTGACTTGTTTCATTTCTGTCACCTTCCGTGTGGTTCGAGCAGTAATTTAaactattacattaaatatagatAACTTTTAACTCGCATACTCAGaaattatgctttaaaatataatttgacgATACGTAAGTCCTTAACTGAAATATCTCTacagtgtttaattaaattaaattttcttctaGGTAAGAGTGCACGAGGTGTGTCCTTCACACGGTCACCGAATGTCATCTGTTACTACACAAAGTAAATTACAATCTCAAGTAAAAACACACGTCCTATGAAATGCGACAGTCACACCTGCCTTGCATAATCTTGATGTATTAGAACAACTTAACTAGCTCGAGGGCTTGTAGAGTTCAACTCCCCAGGGGTGAAGGGCAGTGTAAGTAGGGGACAAGAGTGAAACAATGAAATGTGTCAACACAGTTAAATTAGCGAGAGTATCAGTGAACCATTCTAACTGTCCTTTCATTCTCACAAACAGCAAGTAGTGTACGAGTACGCCTTTGTTACCAACGGTCTTAAACATTATGATTTATCcagttttacaacataaacaaagaaTATGACGTCATGTGAAAAATGTCgttaatttgatttgtttgtcaCAACAGTCACGTTTCCGGGTTTGCTTGATTTCTGGAAATCCAGAAGTGATAGAAAACTTTCCGTTAGAGTTTTAGATTCAGGTTGATAGAGCAATAAGCTTCACAGTATCTTTTGTAAGGGAcaggagaaaaattaaaatatgttaaccagtactattaatgtatattatggAATAGACtagcaaaatattatttattacctaaccttttattttattaattcatttcttGAGTacgaacaaacacataatttgttaATTGTTTACAAAACTTCTTTACTGAAAATTATACTGTTGCATACTCTTTAAAACAAGCgcttatatctatatatatgctACTCGCCTAAgcttgttttataaaactatgcATACCTgtaattatagttttcttttaatcgcctcattattattttattcttagaaGATAAAATTATTCAAGTTTTGTTGTTGTACACATTCTCGAATTTAAACAGAAACATAATACGGTGATGATTAGTGCCATTTTCAAAGTGTCTTAAGAACACTAAACTCACTAACGTGTACATATATAtccaatttaaaaacaaacgagCTCATATGAGGTCACAAAACGCAAACTATAGCCAACCGAGAACTATAATTTTAACAGTCTAAATAACCCTAATGCCCGACATGGCTAACATCTAAGTAACTCTACTGCCCAGCATAGCCAAatgattagggcgttcgactcatgTTTCGAGGgagctggttcgaatccccgtcacagtaAATATGCTCGATTTTGGGTGGCGCTATAATGTCATACTCTGTCctactgttagttggtaaaaagagaaaagaatagcccaagagttggaggtgggtggtgatgacaagcagccttccctctagctctacactactgaattagggacggctagcacagatagctttgcgcaaaattctgaaagaaataaaTACTAGCCCTGCTATAGGCTGGTGATACAAGTTATCATTTAGTAggtcttttctttttcttcaggCATAAAAATGATTTGGTGTAATTTTAgatgtatacacacacatttaaatttttgacttagaaataaagttttaaacctATTCAGTTGTCTAGCTAAACTTTGGACAGGGTTACGTCACATGTTTTCCTCTCATCGTTCATCCGCCATTATGAACAGTATGACGTAAAAGCTTGAGAAACAGTGCTACAGTGACATCACGACACTGCATGGTGCATGTGCAGAATGTAAATATTACGTCTCAAAGGGTTTGAAGTAAGCACCTAATAAACTGTCGACAGCAAGAGATCGATTCAATGTTAGTGCACGACAATGAAAGCTAAAGAATCCTTCGAATGTAGCGTTAAGAACTTAACATATGGACAAACTAACGAGAAgcttaaaaatatacaaacattatgaACCTTAATATGTTAACAAACTgacaagaaatttaaatatatacaaacattatgaactttaatatattaagaaattaataagaaacttaaaaatatacaaacattattaactttaatatattaacaaattaataagaaacttaaaaatatacaaacattatgaACCTTAATATATTCACAAACTaacaagaaacttaaaaatatacaaacattatgaactttaatatattaacaaaccgacaagaaatttaaaaatatacaagaattatTATACTTCAGATATGAAAAAGCTAAAACCAAACCTGAAGATATGTAATCATTATGAATTGTGACATATGAATAAACTTACATGAAACTTAAAGCATATGTATACGttatgaacaatatataaactaatcaaaaactcggaaatattaataatcattgttattattgtacCTAGAGAAACAGaggatatatttatatttatgttcttgCTTACAAACTTTCAACAGCTTTGACCATTGGAACATATTTcatcatttaatatttataaaacacgtACTGCACTCAACGTTAATTCAGATTTCAACTTAGATTTGAATGCTCAGTTCACTCTATGActatatgaatgttttgtttcatacttCTATCAGAACATTTTTAAACTGCATAGAATTTAGATTTTTCTCATTCGTAAACTGCATGCACGTTTTGTTTTCACTAAATACTGGACAAACTTTCGCCCAGCATTAGAACTCTCTATTTCGGAGTTGGTGAGCCGCGTTCGATTCTCTACAATAGCACAAAATATTCCCCTCACTTTCAGCTGTAAGTGTGTTATAACAATGCAGTCAATTCTTTAAAGTAGATGGTGGATGGTTGGGAGGGTGTTGACGAAAGGCTACTTTCACTTTCgtcaatatattaaaattagggacggctatatatagttttagtagctaagatataaaaacaaaaaaatactggACACTATATCAACTATATCACCCCCCCCTCAAAATGCTGTTAAAATGCTATAACtaagttttaatgtttcttttacgACATAAACCAAGTATTATGCTACAAATACAATCGCTTTAGTGTGTGTTTAATGAGAACTGACTTATCTTATTGTAAGATAAACATCAGCTTTAATACgttaaaaataactttgataaTGTTTCCCTCAgaagtttttttataatactatGTAGATTGACAGTTTTGGGCatcaaaataacaatgacagaaggttaaatttacagttatttggtagtttactttaaaagtaaatagtaTGGGTATTTCATATCCGGTTCAAGAAAATAGGTATGTTATACACAGAAATAATAAACATCCGTCGGAATTTCAACATGCGCATAAAAGTCGCTAAAATGTTGTGCTTCGAACTTCTGTTTATTAAAGTGTGTTAAAATATCATTACTTCAAAAGCACAGAACTGCGTATTTTATGAGTGTGAGATATACAATAATATGTTCTATGTCAACGATGGGTAAACAACTGAACTTAATCTGTAAAAAGCATCTTCTTCCGTTAATTGTCTGGATCATGAGAAACATAATTCACTATTTGAAGGAACCATTTTCTGCTTCAATTTATTATTCAACTAGTTTAACAACTGTATTAAAAGTAGAATGTAAGACAAAtatccataaaacaaacaacatagaGAAAATATTAACCTCATATAATCGAAACtcgtttgtttttataaataataattcgCGAAAGTATAACGTGAAAATTAATGTAtctctttatgaaaaaaaagtcGTTTCAATATTTGAGACTTTagaatttatatattcaaaacatttaaatacaaaattgatacCAAAGACatgtattattcaatatttcaaatACCACAAAGTGAAAGAGTTAAAGGAGTGTAAAGCGCCACATAGTCCAGCATATTTAGCAGTAAATTTATTGATTCATATCGATTTCTTCTATAACCTatggtaaataaatatacaagaaaGATTTTAGCAAAACATTTTATGATACTATCAAAACATATCAcccaaactttatttattaattgtacgCAGGAATTAGTacttatattaaaacgatttcgaATATGCAAATCAGTAAGTTATGTGACAATCACAGTCGATATAAACTCGCAGTGAAACGGCATGCATCAGTACTACCGTTTCATAATGTTAGGTGTTTTGTAAGTAgtgtaatgttataaaaatgtatcacTTTTGGAAAGGGTATGATGTATCTCCTTCCGAGAAAAATTGTTCGTAAAAATCCATGAAATCAAAGTTCTGCATGTACCCAACATAATATAGAAGGATCTATACCTGGAAATGCAAAACAAGTTGCATCTAGAGTGTTCAAACATAGCAACTGGAGAACGAAACgaatattcatgctattccacaTGCAGACATAACGCCTGTGGATTTCTGTATGGTTGAACTGTTGAAACGGCTACTGGGAAACCGTCGTGAGTTTGATGGGTAATGGAAGGTAAGAagtgtatatttgtgtatatatttgcTTTGCACACGACAGTTTTACTCTGGAACTTTTTTATAGTGGGAACTATAGCGCCCAGCTATAGTGTTGAGATTCACGATTGCCAAATAGAACACCACTGGATGTGAGAATATGGACAATAAGGACTTGGTGAGACACCAAAATCATTTCGCTATAACAACACACTTAACCTCTGTTTATGTGTTGGttcatttctttagttttacGTATGAATCAATTACTATTGGTTTTGAGTTttacatgtatgtaaatatatctcTTCTGCGCAACTACAAATAATTTGTACATGCTTGTTGAGGAAGgaaaatttcttgaaataagaTTTCTTTTCAGCTTTCAAACATTTCTGCAAATGCTATAAAGTTTAGAAGAATGAAAGACATCCTATTTAATTAATGCTTTATATGTAACTAGTTAAATATGCATTTGGTTTGAGTCAAACTTCACATAAAGTTTCCATTatcttaagataattttatttgattttatcgGTAAAGTATTTCGAGATTCGGTAGCTACGTGTCACCACTTGTTAAGTAGGATTTCTTAATGTGAAGTCTAAGATTTTTGTGTTAATACAAAGCTTTTTAACgctttacattttttgttttggaaacgCAAGTTTCGTTATTCAGGATGCGTTCATAATCACAAGTTATTATTCAACTTCTTCCAAAAATAAAAGCCGAACTTATTCGGAAAATCAAAGAAAATATGCTATGTTAAAAGAACAAGgatgaaataaatacattgaaatgaATGCACTTCAAGTTTTAAAGATTTAGTATTAATAACTTTTCAACTTAATtcggttcttttttttttttttatttacccaTACTGCCTGCAAATTCACAAGATTAGCTTAAGTTACTAATAGCATAATGTTTGCTCCAAGAACTTCTTTCACGGAAGGAGTACTTATTTTACcatcaaatatttttcttcattataacaaCAGGATATAATTCTCATTTCATAAAAATCTGGGAATTTTTACCATTTCTTACTGAAGCAAAACTTTAACACTTGTAACAACAAAGAAGTCTTAAAATTCTTTTTGAAAATTTAggataacaatattaattttaaacaatgtgtCTTGAATTTATGAAGAACCAAAGTGTAAGTAAGCTTTTTCGATCgtaataatacagatataaagacaTGAAATGGCTCTGTTTGAAGACAATACTGAACGAAGATATGCTATGACAACTTTCACATGTGACGGATGTTGCACGTGTCTCTTGTGACGTACTTTGCTTTTACAAGTTATGTACGTGTGACAACGGTTAATCGATTCACCCAAGCTAGGAAACGCCATTTCGCGGATGTGTTCTTGATGGGTGTCCGGAGTAATTCCTCAGTCTTGAAAGACATAAACATTGAGATCAGACTGTATTGATTAGTAAGAGGTATTTGACGAAACGAAATTACCAGTAAATACACAACTTGAAACACTTAATTCTTAAAGTCGTTAAGTTTCCTTAACCATAAAACGCATTGTAAAAGAAAGGAAACTTGGATATTATAGACATATACCTCCGTGAATAGCGTGTCAAGTTTAAATCCGTCATCGTagataatgaatttaaaactgaGTAGTATTATTGTGAACATTAACAGGATGGTTAACACAATTCATAGCAAAATGTACCGTCGACGAAATAAACAAGTTAGAATATTAGATGTTGCAAACTAATGAAGCCATTAAAGTACAAACAACTAAACCTCGAATTATCTTTCATTTGTCTTTCTTGTTTTCGAGCATGAACcatttatttctacaaatcaacaaggaaaaattaaaacacaaacgaATAACCTTAACCTCAACTCTAGCCACAGCTCCTctttatgaataaaatacaaaatgcacAACTGGGCAGAAACCCTTACTGAAAGTTTTATCAAAgcgtttgtttttcatttttgccaaagctacacaagaactaactgcgctagccttccctaatttagcagtgtaagagaagagagaaggcagctagtcaccattaCCCAccgctactcttttgccaatgaatagtgtttggtgtgacggggattcgaacccgcggaaagtgactaaaacattttattcacattttgtttgttgaatattagATATACAACATTGTTGAATTGagttataatttagtttgtttggcGATTTGGTATTtgatgattatttagttttataacaagAGTGTTAGAAGTTTATTTTGAGAAAGGTAGTTGTAACAAGTTTCGTTACGCGACTCTGTACAAGTCGTATGTTGAATATATAGTTTACTTGTACTAagcttttgtaatattgttgacgtcaTCTTACTCGAAGGTTATAAACTTCTTGTTATATGTAATGTTGTTGTTACAAGAGAGCTAGATATTTCTCGAGTTTTCTAGCGCATGTTATAAATATGTGCAGTTACAATGTGTAAGAAAGAATAAGTtagtgaaaataaagttaaactgTGTGTCAGAAAcagaataatttgtcttttcaGTTGGGttgtaaagtaactgaaccaggaTGAATGTAGTTTTGACGTAAAAGAGAATcgtttaaattttgaaaacaactgtggtaatgtttgtttgttttgaatttcgcacaaatctacacgagagatatctgtgctagccgtccctaatttagcagtgtaagactacaaggaaggcatctagtcatcactgtccaccgccaactcttaggatattattttaccaacaaatagtggaattcaccgtgacgttataacgcacccgcagctgaaagggtaagtatgtttagtgtgaaggggattcgaacccgcgattctcaccTGACCATACTGGGCCCCTGTAGCAATGTAGAAGTAACGTAAGTGAATTTATTACTGATTGTATTGTGAAAAGGAGAAATAACTCGTTTTGTcagttgggttctaaagtaattcaaccaacctgtgtggacttttggaagaaaaaaaaagaggactAATTATGAAAGCTATACATCCAACTGTAATGACCAATAGTGTAATGAATTTTTTATACATACGTTtgtcttgttttgaatatattattttaaaccaagTGGATCGTGTGTTGTccatttattattgaattttaccACCAAAAACTCAAAGATATTTCGTTTAAAGAATCGTGTCACTTTACAATATTGAAAAGTTATTCGACTGTTATCAAGCTtctaattatgttttaaagtcaCTGTTTAGTTTGCTGTAgtgtttaacaatttattt of the Tachypleus tridentatus isolate NWPU-2018 chromosome 13, ASM421037v1, whole genome shotgun sequence genome contains:
- the LOC143238576 gene encoding zinc finger protein ZIC 4-like, translating into MTQALSSTIMDHGFSKRNSALRLVDVACSYVPSHASLAHSHPGFNGVTAGYPLSQAVVAATQHRGPQEQGATEMLSPFMDTAHMGAIKLSPPHAMPGDLSTQGNHQFAAQTNGYGVPPSHTHHHHGHVSSYAAREFFLRRDHMPTLAGSLASHDALNGNGPAHHGMFVPSSATLHAAHHTGDPTSSHVLFPGFDHHPSAHHTGHMNGQMRLSLPGADMYGRPDSFNQMTGPRADHLTGTYNPINMGHMNMGPHGPGAFFRYMRHPIKQEMTCLWVDHDQPTPRKACNKTFSSMHEIVTHLTVEHVGGPESNYHACYWQDCSRNGRPFKAKYKLVNHIRVHTGEKPFPCPFPGCGKVFARSENLKIHKRTHTGEKPFKCEFEGCDRRFANSSDRKKHSHVHTSDKPYNCKIRGCDKSYTHPSSLRKHMKVHGKSSPPPGTIPPGSAGSTSSGSGYESDTPNNVSGKYASRNSLVGSSVGPGASGHAALPLSQSNPPHSLGGGGPSTNLSEWYVCQSTTGMPTPPSNEHSPLGGVGGHSHHLHAASAY